In a genomic window of Leptospira hartskeerlii:
- the rplJ gene encoding 50S ribosomal protein L10, with translation MPSQEKIEAVAELKGRLEKRSDFILASYSGLTVEDITNLRAKLRKEGSEMKVIKNNLFLLALKESEKHKDKNIAFGSEYQGPLAAIFSDANLPNAAKILKEYAKTNKNLILKAGYLDGSVLNAEDVEAIAGLPSREQLLAQIAGGINGPARSIASGLNQIIAGLARAIQAVAEKNNQ, from the coding sequence ATGCCCAGCCAGGAAAAAATTGAAGCAGTTGCCGAATTAAAAGGCAGATTAGAAAAACGTAGCGACTTTATCCTAGCCAGCTACAGCGGACTCACAGTAGAAGATATCACTAATCTTCGCGCGAAACTTCGTAAAGAAGGTTCCGAGATGAAAGTGATCAAGAACAATCTCTTTCTACTCGCACTTAAAGAATCCGAGAAGCATAAGGATAAGAACATCGCCTTTGGATCCGAATACCAAGGACCTCTAGCGGCGATTTTCTCGGACGCAAATCTTCCAAACGCAGCGAAGATCCTAAAAGAATACGCTAAGACGAATAAAAATCTTATTCTGAAAGCGGGATATTTAGACGGATCCGTTCTGAACGCGGAAGATGTGGAAGCAATCGCAGGTCTTCCGTCAAGAGAGCAACTCTTGGCTCAGATCGCAGGCGGTATCAATGGTCCGGCAAGAAGCATCGCTTCTGGTCTAAACCAAATTATCGCAGGTCTTGCAAGAGCTATCCAAGCAGTCGCAGAGAAGAACAATCAGTAA
- the rplL gene encoding 50S ribosomal protein L7/L12 yields MSTTEALLEQLGKLTLVEAADLVKKMEEKFGISAAAPVAVAAAAPAGGGAAAGAEEPASFNVVLKGFGDKKIEVIKVVREITGLGLKEAKDLVEAGGKSVKDGVAKAEADDIKKKLEAVGAQIELKAV; encoded by the coding sequence ATGTCTACCACTGAAGCGTTATTAGAGCAACTCGGAAAACTTACCCTTGTGGAAGCAGCCGATCTAGTTAAAAAAATGGAGGAGAAGTTCGGAATTTCCGCAGCGGCTCCAGTAGCAGTAGCAGCTGCAGCACCAGCAGGTGGCGGAGCAGCGGCAGGAGCAGAAGAGCCTGCTTCTTTCAACGTTGTATTGAAAGGTTTCGGCGATAAAAAAATCGAAGTTATCAAGGTTGTTCGCGAGATCACTGGTCTTGGCTTGAAAGAAGCAAAAGATCTAGTAGAAGCTGGCGGAAAGTCTGTTAAAGACGGCGTTGCGAAAGCAGAAGCTGACGACATTAAAAAGAAATTAGAAGCTGTCGGAGCTCAAATCGAACTTAAGGCTGTCTAA